GGCGTCAGGTTGCCGAAATCGAGCAGATAGAGCAGCGCAGCGGCCGTGTCACGGGCAGTGCGGGCGGGCGGCGGGCTCTGCAGGGCCTCAAGGGCAGGACCATAGGAATTGCGCACCGATTCCACGCCGTCGGAGCCGTCGCGCATCAGGATCTCGTAATTGGCCACCTGGTTGCGGAATTCTGTGATGAGCGCGGCGAGGCTGGGGGTCTTGGTCTTCATGTGCGTTCCACGAGTTTGCGCGTCCACGGTTTGCGCGATAATGCTCACACACATGGTCGTGCCGACGGGGTCCGGAAACAAGTCAGGAAAAACCCCCGAACCGGGTGAGCCGGGCGCCGGACGAACCGACCTCAGGGCGGGTCGTGGCGGCGCCGGAAAAATTTTGGCCGACAGCAGAAGGATAGAACAAGATGATCGAGCGGATCGAGACGGGCATTGCGCCATCGGCGTCGCCAGTGAGCGACGCCATCAAGGCCGGACAGCAGGTATGGCTGGTGGCCATTGCCGAGGATCCGCAGAGCGGCGCGATCGTAGCAGGCGGCATCGAAGAGCAGACCAGGCGGACCCTGCAGAACCTCGATATCGCGGTGCGGGCCGCCGGCGGCACGCTGGCCAATATCGTGCAGGTACAGGTGTTCCTGATCGACAGCAGTGATGCCAAGGGGATGAACACGGTCTATGCCGAGTTCTTCCAGAAGCCCTATCCGGTGCGGGCGACGGTGGTGGTCAAAGAACTGCTGGCCGCGGGGCTGAAGGTGGAGATGCTGGCCACGGCGGTGGTGGGCTGATGCTGCTCAAGGCTGAACTGCTCGAACAGATCAAGGCCGGGAAGGTTGACCTGATCTTCCGCCGCTGGAGCCGACCGACGGTCAAGGCCGGGGGCACGCTCAAGACCAAAGTCGGGCTGCTCGCCATCAAGGCGATCACCGACATGGCACCCGAAGATGTCACCGCGGCCGAGGCGCAGCGCGCCGGGTTTGCCGACGTAACCGCCTTCCGCAAGTGGCTCGACACGATGAAGCCGGGGCATCTGTTCCAGCGCATCGAGGTCGGGTATCTCGGCGACGCCTAGAACGGCGTCGGCGCCACGAAGGTCATGAAGATGCCGGTGGTGGGGTGGGTGAAGCCGAGTTCGGCAGCGTGCAGCTGCAGGCGGTCGGCGGCTGCGAGGGCGTCGGCGTCGGCATAAAACACATCACCCAGAATCACATGGCCGATAGCCTTCATGTGGACCCTGAGCTGGTGGGTGCGCCCGGTCAGCGGGTGCAGGCGAACGCGGGTGGCATTGGCTTCGCGCTCGATGACCGTCCATTCGGTCTGCGAGGCCCGGCCATTGTCGAAGTCGACGCGCTGGCGCGGCTTGTTGAGCCAGTCGGTGGCCAGCGGCAGATCGACGAGGCCGGAATCCTCCTGCATGACCCCGGCGACGCGGGCGATATAGGATTTGGTGGTCTGGCGATGCTCGAACTGGCTGCCGATGCGGCCATGGGCGCGCTTGTTGAGCGCCATGACCAGAACGCCCGACGTGTCCTTGTCGAGGCGGTGGCACATGCCGGCGGTCGGCCAGGTCTGGCGGGCCCGGTGTTCGAGGCAATCCCACAGTGACGGATCCTTGCCGGGCACGCTGAGCAACCCGCTCTGCTTGTCGAATACGACGATGTCGTCGTCCTGGTGCAGAACGTTGAGATAGGGCTCAAGCGGGGGGAAATAATTGGTCAATGTTGGCATGGGTCCGAGCATGGCGCCCTGTAGCAGAAGCGCCGGGGTTTGGGCAAATGCCGCACCAGCGGCGCCTGGCAAGCCAGGACGGCGGGTGGCGGGCGCCTGGATCACAGACATGTGTGGGGAACGACCAGGGCGCCAGCCCGTTGTGTCTGTAGAACATTCACAGGAGACGACCATGCACAAGGATGAAGTCGAAGGCGCTGGCAAGCAGGCCAAGGGTGCGGTCAAGGATGCCGTTGGCGGTCTGACCGGCAATGAAAAGCTCCAGGCCGAAGGCAAGCTTGACAAGGTCGAGGGCAAGGTTCAGTCCAAGGTCGGCGAAGTCAAAGACGACGCCCGCGACGCGCTCAAGAAGTAAATTGCTCTCCGGCAATCAGAAAGCCGCCCCTTGGGGCGGCTTCTTTGCGTGCCGGCGTCGGTCATGCGCGTGTCGCAGGAGCCTGATTGTGCAGTAATTCCAGTGGAATGTGACAAGCGACATCCATATGGTCGGGCGATGGAGACGAAGATCTTTGATACCGCGCTGGGCTTGTTTGGGATCGGCTGGACCGATGCCGGGGTCGCCCGCGTGCAATTGCCGGGACTGGATCGGGACGCGCTGGCCGCGCGGATCAATCGCGATGGCGCCGTGCCCGGCGTGCCGAACCGGCGCGTTGAAGCGGTAATCGAGCGGATCGAGGATTATGCCGCGGGCGAGCGCGTGGCGTTCAGTGCCGCCGATGTCGACCTGGCGGGTGTGCCGGAATTTCACCGCCGGGCCTATCAGGCTTTGCTGGCATTCGGCTGGGGGCAGACCACCAGCTATGGCGAACTGGCGCAGGCCCTGGGCGACAGGACGCTGGCGCGGGCCGTGGGGCAGGCGATGGGCGCCAATCCTGTGCCACTGCTCGTGCCCTGTCATCGGGTTCTGGCCAGCACTGGCAAGCCGGGCGGGTTTTCGGCGCCCGGCGGCGCGGGGTCCAAAGTGCGCATGCTGGCGCTGGAGGGCGTGTCGGTAGGTGCGCCGGCCGGCCAGATGGCCTTCGGGTTTTGAGCATGGGATTTGGCTTCACCCATCACGCCGGTATTCAGGCGCAGGTTCGGGCGATCGCCGTCGAGCAGATCGCGGAGGCGCTGGCCGCGTGCCGCGGCGACGACGACCTGGACAAGGTGGTGCATGGACTGCGGCGGCGCTGCAAGCGGCTGCGGGGGCTGATGCGGCTGATCGAGCCGCATTTCAAGCTGGCAAAGCGGGAGGACCAGTGTTTCCGCGATGCCGCGCGATGCCTCTCTGGCACGCGGGACGCAGCGGTGATGGTGGAAACCTTTGCCGATCTGCTGGCGGCCGAGGGCCAGCGGGATGGCGGTGGGCGGTTCGATCCGGACCGGGGCGCGGTACTGGCGCAATGGCTTGCTGGCCGGGTTGACCAGAAGCAGACGGAAGGCGACAGGGCCGCCTTGCTCGCGCCATTCGTCGCGCTGTTCGAGGCGGCAGGGAAACGCGCCAGGCGCTGGTCGCTATCGGGGCAGGGCTTCGCGCAGATCGGCGATGGACTGCAAGACAGCTATCGGGCGATGCGCGACGAATTGCGGCGGGCCGAGGCCGAGCCGACAGCGGCCGTGCTGCATGACTGGCGCAAGCACACCAAATATCACTGGCACCATGTCAGCCTGTTGCAGGCAGCGGCACCCGATCTGCTGCGGCCGCGCAAGGAGTCACTTGACCGGTTGGGCGAAATGCTTGGCGACCACCACAACCTTGCGGTGCTCGACGACCTGCTGGCGGGGCAGGACGATATAAAAGGGGTTCGCCAGGCCATTGCGGCGCGGCAGGATGTGCTGACGGCTGGCGCCCTGACACTGGGGCGGCAATTGGCGGCCGAAAAACCCGTCGCGCTGCGCGATCGCTTCGAGCATTATTGGCACTTGCTGCCAGGGAAGGCCTAGACGTGGCAGAAGAGATTGAGCGCAAGTTCCTCGTGGTGTCGGATGGATGGAAGCCTCTGGTCACGTCCAGCTCGCTGTTGCGACAAGGCTATCTGTCATCCAATGCCAAGGCGACCGTGCGGGTGCGGACATGGGACGACCAGAAGGCCCGGCTGACGCTGAAGGGCGCGTCCCGGGGCATGGTCCGGGCCGAGTATGAGTACGACATCCCGATCAGCGATGCGCTGGAAATGCTGGCCATGGCCGAGCCGCATGTGCTGGAAAAGCGCCGCCACCTGGTGCCGTTCGGGGGGCTGCTGTGGGAGATCGACGTGTTCGAGGGGCGGCATGAAGGACTCATCATTGCCGAGGTGGAACTCGACGATGAAAACCAGGTCGTCGTCCTACCCGACTGGGTCGGGACGGAAGTGACCGATGACGACCGCTATTACAATGCCAGCCTGTCGCGCAGTGACGCGATCCCCGCGCCCGGGCCCGCCTGAGGCGCTGCCGGCAGGCGGAGGAGACGTCGTTCACGGCGTGATGAACGGTGTGTTCAGAGTCAGAATACCCGCCTATCCCATTGAAATTCTTCGCTTTCGTTCCCATGTGAGGGGCTGAAAAGGAGAATATGATGTCCCAGGATTTTACCGGCAAAGTGGCTTTCGTGACCGGCGGTGCTTCCGGCATCGGTGCGGCCGTGGCGCGCCAACTGGCGGCCCGCGGCGCCAAGGTGGTTGTGGCCGATCTCAAGCTGGAGCCGGCGCAGAAGCTGGTCGATGAGATTGTCGCCGCCGGCGGCCTTGCCACGGCGGTGGCGGTTGACGTCGGTCAGCCCGAGCAGGTGGAGAAGGCGATCCAATTCGCCGTGGACACCTATGGTGGTCTGCACCTGGCGGTGAACAATGCCGGCATTGGCGGCGTAGCCAAGCCGACGGCCGACTATACGCTGGAGGAGTGGCGCAACGTGGTCGAGATCGACCTCAACAGCGTGTTCTATTCGACCAAGTATGAGATCCCGGCCCTGCTGGCCAGCGGCGGGGGCGCCATCGTCAACATGGCGTCGATCCTGGGCACCAATGGCTTTGCCAGCGCGCCGGCCTATGTGTCGTCCAAGCATGGCGTGGTCGGGCTGACCAAGGCGACGGCCATCGACTATGCCAAGCAGGGCATCCGCGTGAACGCGGTTGGACCCGGCTTCATCGAGACGCCGCTGCTGGGCGACAATATGGACAGCGAGGCCATCAAGGGGCTGCGCGGTCTGCATCCCATGGGTCGGCTGGGCACAGCCGATGAGGTTGCAGCGCTGACGCTGTTCCTGCTGTCGGACGATGCCTCGTTCATCACCGGCAGCTATCACCTGGTGGATGGCGGCTACGCCGCGCAGTAAGCGGCGGATCAAAGCAACAAGGCGGGTCTTCGGGCCCGCCTTTTTTGTTGCCTCGTGCCCGGTTGGCATGGATAGAGGGGCGTACAGCACAAAGCCCGAGTCATGACCAAAGCCAATTCCAGCGCTGCCCTGTGGCTCGCGACATTTTCCCTGATGGTGATGGCCGGCATGTCCGCAGCCATCCACGAAGCCGCCAAGGTGGCGCCGGTGGGGCAATTGGTGTTCTGGCGCAGCTTTGTAGCGCTGCTGCCGATCGTGAGCTATGTGGCGCTGCGCGGCCAGCTGGGCCTGTCCCTGCGCACAAAGGTGCCGCACAAGCACCTGATCCGCGGGCTGCTGGGCTGCGCGGTGATGTTTTTCTCGTTCATTTCGCTGGCCTATCTGTCGGTCGGCATGGCGACGGCGCTGAGCTATCTGGCGCCGATGCTGTCGATCGTGGCGGCCATGGCGCTGCTGCGCGAGCGCCCGGGCGCGGTGATCTTTGTCGGCGTGGTGCTTGGTTTCCTGGGCATCGTGTTGATGGTCTATCCGTCCCTGGTTGGCGACAGCGTACGCGATGGCACGCTGATCGGAGTAGCGGCCGGGCTGGCCATGGCAGCGACCAATGCGTTGTCGCGGGTACAGGTGAAAGATCTGACGCGCACCGATCCGCCGGCCAGCATCGCGCTGTCCTTTGCGGTTATCTGCAGCGTGGTGGGCCTGGCGACGATGGCTTTTGGCTGGGCCGAGCTCGACGGCAGGGCCTTTGCGCTGCTGATCGGCGCGGGGCTGCTCGGCGGCATGGGGCATGTACTGATGATGGAGGCGGTAGCCCGGGCGCCGGTGTCGCTGCTGGCCGCCTATGAGTATAGCGGCATTGTCTGGGCGTTCCTGTTCGACGTGACGCTGCTGGGCGTGGCGCTCGACGCCTGGTCGGTGGCAGGCGCGCTGGTGGTGGTGTTGGCGGCGGCCCTGGTGGCCTATGGGCAGGGGCGGTTCAGCGCCAAGCTGGTGGCGGTTTCTTAGGGACGCTGGGAGGGCCCGCAGTTTGGATCAATAGCGGCGCCGACGCGTTGCCCTGCAAAGGGGAAAACAACGCCATGGATATCCTGCCGCCAGAGCTGCTACATCTTATCACCAGGACGATCGAATGGTGCGGCATCGCCATTATTGTCGGCGGGCTGGTATTCGGCACGCTGCGGTTTGCGGTGCTTGCCGTAACGGGGCAGGCCGACGCGCCCGGCTTTCGGCGCTATCGGGCCGATATCGGCCGCGGGATACTGCTCGGCCTCGAATTTCTGGTGGCCGCCGATATCATCGCCACCGTGGCGCTTGAGCCCAGTCTTGAAAGCCTGGCGGTACTGGCCGGCATCGTCATCATCAGGACGTTTCTGAG
This sequence is a window from Devosia beringensis. Protein-coding genes within it:
- a CDS encoding SDR family NAD(P)-dependent oxidoreductase, giving the protein MSQDFTGKVAFVTGGASGIGAAVARQLAARGAKVVVADLKLEPAQKLVDEIVAAGGLATAVAVDVGQPEQVEKAIQFAVDTYGGLHLAVNNAGIGGVAKPTADYTLEEWRNVVEIDLNSVFYSTKYEIPALLASGGGAIVNMASILGTNGFASAPAYVSSKHGVVGLTKATAIDYAKQGIRVNAVGPGFIETPLLGDNMDSEAIKGLRGLHPMGRLGTADEVAALTLFLLSDDASFITGSYHLVDGGYAAQ
- a CDS encoding RluA family pseudouridine synthase, translated to MPTLTNYFPPLEPYLNVLHQDDDIVVFDKQSGLLSVPGKDPSLWDCLEHRARQTWPTAGMCHRLDKDTSGVLVMALNKRAHGRIGSQFEHRQTTKSYIARVAGVMQEDSGLVDLPLATDWLNKPRQRVDFDNGRASQTEWTVIEREANATRVRLHPLTGRTHQLRVHMKAIGHVILGDVFYADADALAAADRLQLHAAELGFTHPTTGIFMTFVAPTPF
- a CDS encoding CsbD family protein — its product is MHKDEVEGAGKQAKGAVKDAVGGLTGNEKLQAEGKLDKVEGKVQSKVGEVKDDARDALKK
- a CDS encoding CHAD domain-containing protein, which produces MGFGFTHHAGIQAQVRAIAVEQIAEALAACRGDDDLDKVVHGLRRRCKRLRGLMRLIEPHFKLAKREDQCFRDAARCLSGTRDAAVMVETFADLLAAEGQRDGGGRFDPDRGAVLAQWLAGRVDQKQTEGDRAALLAPFVALFEAAGKRARRWSLSGQGFAQIGDGLQDSYRAMRDELRRAEAEPTAAVLHDWRKHTKYHWHHVSLLQAAAPDLLRPRKESLDRLGEMLGDHHNLAVLDDLLAGQDDIKGVRQAIAARQDVLTAGALTLGRQLAAEKPVALRDRFEHYWHLLPGKA
- a CDS encoding RidA family protein, translating into MIERIETGIAPSASPVSDAIKAGQQVWLVAIAEDPQSGAIVAGGIEEQTRRTLQNLDIAVRAAGGTLANIVQVQVFLIDSSDAKGMNTVYAEFFQKPYPVRATVVVKELLAAGLKVEMLATAVVG
- a CDS encoding DMT family transporter; amino-acid sequence: MTKANSSAALWLATFSLMVMAGMSAAIHEAAKVAPVGQLVFWRSFVALLPIVSYVALRGQLGLSLRTKVPHKHLIRGLLGCAVMFFSFISLAYLSVGMATALSYLAPMLSIVAAMALLRERPGAVIFVGVVLGFLGIVLMVYPSLVGDSVRDGTLIGVAAGLAMAATNALSRVQVKDLTRTDPPASIALSFAVICSVVGLATMAFGWAELDGRAFALLIGAGLLGGMGHVLMMEAVARAPVSLLAAYEYSGIVWAFLFDVTLLGVALDAWSVAGALVVVLAAALVAYGQGRFSAKLVAVS
- a CDS encoding ASCH domain-containing protein; the protein is MLLKAELLEQIKAGKVDLIFRRWSRPTVKAGGTLKTKVGLLAIKAITDMAPEDVTAAEAQRAGFADVTAFRKWLDTMKPGHLFQRIEVGYLGDA
- a CDS encoding DUF1622 domain-containing protein, which produces MDILPPELLHLITRTIEWCGIAIIVGGLVFGTLRFAVLAVTGQADAPGFRRYRADIGRGILLGLEFLVAADIIATVALEPSLESLAVLAGIVIIRTFLSLSLEVEVSGRWPWQQPPTEVRERQSTK
- a CDS encoding CYTH domain-containing protein; protein product: MAEEIERKFLVVSDGWKPLVTSSSLLRQGYLSSNAKATVRVRTWDDQKARLTLKGASRGMVRAEYEYDIPISDALEMLAMAEPHVLEKRRHLVPFGGLLWEIDVFEGRHEGLIIAEVELDDENQVVVLPDWVGTEVTDDDRYYNASLSRSDAIPAPGPA
- a CDS encoding methylated-DNA--[protein]-cysteine S-methyltransferase, whose protein sequence is METKIFDTALGLFGIGWTDAGVARVQLPGLDRDALAARINRDGAVPGVPNRRVEAVIERIEDYAAGERVAFSAADVDLAGVPEFHRRAYQALLAFGWGQTTSYGELAQALGDRTLARAVGQAMGANPVPLLVPCHRVLASTGKPGGFSAPGGAGSKVRMLALEGVSVGAPAGQMAFGF